In Thermoplasmata archaeon, the sequence GTTGGATGTTCATGCCACCCATATTCCCGCGCGATATCCGACGCACGCTACTCTGGATACCCCGAATCACCTTCCCCGCTTGCCTCTACGGGACTGTCACCCTCTCTGGTCGCGGCATTCCACCGGAGTTCGAGTTGACAGGGTAAGGTGTACCGGAGTCCGAACACCACACCGCCGCCGTCTTTCAACGGAGGCTTCGGTTTGCTCTGTACCCTCTTCGATCGCCTTTACTGAGGGCATCCCGATTGGTTTCTTTTCCTCCCCGTACTAGGATGCTTCGATTCCGGGGGTTCCCGTTCCTCACGGAACAACCTCGCGGTTAGGAGGTCCCATTCGGAGATCGTCGGATCACAGGTTTCTTGCGCCTACCCGACGCATTTCGCAGCTTGACACGTCCTTCATCGGCGCCCGAGCCGAGCCATTCCCCAGACAGCGCATTAGCCACTGACCTGTCGGCTTAGCACACGTCCAGGATGCATATGATCGGTATCAGCGGCGCGCGGTACGAACGGAGCCGAGCTCCTCCCGCGGCCTCTACCTCTTCCCCGCCGGACGTCCCGCGAGCGTCGGGGGTGCACATACTTTCCCGGCACAGAAACGGGTCGCCATAGCGTGCGGAGCCCAGGTGCCGCAGAGAGCCTTCATCCCTACGCGCGAGAACTACTTAATGCTTGCGGGGGTACGCTCACGGGCCGCGCTCGCGCTCGCCCAATCCCGCGTCGAGGAGCTTCCAGTCCCTGCGCACCCAGTACCACTCCGCTCCGAGGACGGGCGCGATGAGCGCTCCTCCCAGGAGGACGAGCGTCTGGAGCGGCGCGGTGCCGACCCGCCACAACGAGATCAACGCGAAGGCGCCGAGGATGCCTCCGAGGAGCGCGGCCTCGAAGAGGAGGAGGCGGAGGGCGACCCTTCGACGCGCCACGAGCGTGGTCGTCACGCGCCCGCCCCGGACATCTGCACGATCCGCGCCTTGCCGCGATTCACCAGAATCTCCGCAATTGTCTTGGGCAACGTCACGACGTCCTCCTTCTTCAGGCTGTAGGTCGTGTCGAGACCCGCGAAGGGGGGCAGATCCTCGAGCACGTGGACGAGCACGTGGTCCTTGAGGCTCGGGGCCACCTTGGGCTTCTTCGTCTCCTCGCTCGAGAGGACCTTCATCCCCGCGGGTTTCTTCGGCGGTGCCGCCGAGGCCGCCGCGCTGGCGTCTCCTTCCGTCTCAACGGGCCCGGGCTCGGTCCCGAAGGGCGAGCCGCCGAACGCGTCCGCGCGGGTCTTCACCAGGAGGGACACCATGGCGTCGAACAGCTCGCGGTCCTGGTGAGGGAGCGTGAGCACCTCGATCTCCGCCCCGCTGGCCTTGCTCGAAGCGAGCAGGGCGAGCTTCCGCTCGCGGTACGTAAAGATCTGCTCGCGCCGCTTGTGCACCTTCCGCAGCTCATCCTGGAGCATGAGCGCCTTGGGGGAGTTCGGGCTCGCGAGGGCCTCCTTGTTCGCGTTCTCTTCGAGCCGCTTCACGTACGCCGCGAGCTTGTCGTAGAAGTCCTGCTCGAGCCCGACGAGGGTCTTCTTCCCGCCCTCCTCTCGGTAGACCTTCGTCACGCGCTCGAAGTTGACCTCTTCCTCCCCAGGCACGCCGACGTTATCCCGAGGCGGCTATAAGACGCCGTCGCCGGGCAATGTCGTGGTGCACATGGGGTCACGTCGATCGGGGTTGCCGCGGCGCCTCGGGTAGGCCGTCCCGGACGTTCGCCTCCCGGAAGGTTGCGGGAACCTCGCGTCGATGCCGGAAGACATATGTCCCCCGGGTCGATAGAGCTTCCACGATGAGCGTTCATCGTCCGACCGCCGCGGTGGTCCGGGAGGATGCGGCCACGGGGAGCATCCTGCTCGATCTCGTCGTCACGCCGAGCGCCGCCCGCACGGAGTTCCGCGGCGTGGATCCCTGGCGGCACGGGATCGTGGTGCGCGTGGCGGCGAAGCCCACGGAAGGCGCCGCGAACGCGGAGCTGCTGCGGTTCCTCGCCCAGCATCTTGAGGTTCCTCCCTCCGCCTTGCGGATCGTGGGCGGTCACCGAAGTCATCGGAAGACCGTGTCCATCCGAGGCCTTTCCAAGGAACGCGTCGAGTCGCGGCTGGGCCTGAGGGGCGGCTGATGGACTACATCGCTGTGCACGAGGATCTCGAGCGCGTCCTCGAGGACCTCATCGAGAAGAACCACCGCGCACCCGTCATCGTGGAGGGTGAATACGACCGCCGCGCGCTCGCGGAGCTCGGCGTGCTCGGGGATATCCGCGTGCTGAACCGCGGGAATTCCGTTCTCGCGCTGTGCGAGGCCATCGCCCGCGAGTATCCCGAGGCCATCATCATGACGGACTGGGACGTGCGCGGGGGACGGATCGCCCGCAATCTCCGCGACGCCTTGACGGCGAACGGCGTGCGATACGACGACGAGCTGCGGGCCCGCCTCGCCATCTTGTGTCGCAAGGACATCAAGGACGTGGAGTCGCTCCATCGCTTCGCGGAGCGCATCGCGGCCCTCGCGGCCATCGGGGACCGGCAGCGCCCCTCCAAGCGCTACTACTCGGAGGCCGTGCGCCGCCGGGACGACCGAAGACGTTCTCGGGGCTGAGAATCAGCGCTCAAGAATATTTAAATAGGGCCGCCTCCAGTGACGACTTGGGATAGCGGTCGAACCGCGATTCATCGATCCCACTCATCCGAATCCTCCTTTCACTCCTCCCGACCTGGGAGCTGCGAAGCGTGCCCTGCGGGGCGCAAGAGCCGTCCGGAGAGGCGGGTCGTCGGTAGCGGCCGGCGCTTCCCGGAACGTGAAACATGAACATCGATCCGAGTACAACGAAGTACCTGATCCAAGCCCGCCTCGAGGCGGAGGGCATCGTGGAGAAGCCCGACGTTGTCGGCGCGGTCTTCGGACAGACCGAGGGTCTCCTCGGCGAGGAACTAGATCTCCGAGATCTCCAGAAGAGCGGCCGTATCGGCCGCATCGAGGTCGACGCGCAGAGCAAGAAAGGCCGGACGGAAGGGACCATCCTGATCCCGTCCTCCCTGGACCAGGTGGAGACGTCGATCCTGGCCGCCGCCCTCGAGACGATCGACCGCGTGGGACCATGCAAGGCCTCCATCAAGGTCGACAAGGTTGAGGATGTCCGAATCTCGAAGCGGAATAAGATCATCGAGCGCGCACGGCAGCTCCTCTCCGCCATGGTTGAGGAGTCCAAGACGAGCGGCACGGACCTCCTGGACGAGGTCCGCGGCAGCGTGACGGTCGCGGAGATCGTCTCCTTCGGCCCCGAGCGCCTGCCCGCGGGCCCGAACGTCGCCGACAGCGACGCGATCATCGCGGTCGAGGGACGGCAGGACGTCCTGAACCTCCTGCGCAGCGGCATCAAGAACGCCGTCGCGGTGGAAGGTACGAACGTCCCCAAGACCATCCAGGAACTCTCCAAGGAGCGCGCCCTCACCGCCTTCGTGGACGGAGACCGGGGCGGCGACCTGATCCTGCGCGAGCTCCTCCAGGTGGCCGAGGTCGACTTCATCGCCCGCGCACCGCGCGGCAAGGAGGTCGAGGAGCTCACTCAGAAGCAGATCATGAAGGCCTTGCGGAACAAGATCCCCGCGGACCAGTACATCGAGATGTACGGCCTCTCGGGCCAGGTCTACAAGCCCGAGTCCGAATTCCCCGAGGCGCCCTCGGCGCCGAAGGGCGGACCGGGCGGC encodes:
- a CDS encoding DUF167 domain-containing protein; translation: MSVHRPTAAVVREDAATGSILLDLVVTPSAARTEFRGVDPWRHGIVVRVAAKPTEGAANAELLRFLAQHLEVPPSALRIVGGHRSHRKTVSIRGLSKERVESRLGLRGG
- a CDS encoding topoisomerase — its product is MDYIAVHEDLERVLEDLIEKNHRAPVIVEGEYDRRALAELGVLGDIRVLNRGNSVLALCEAIAREYPEAIIMTDWDVRGGRIARNLRDALTANGVRYDDELRARLAILCRKDIKDVESLHRFAERIAALAAIGDRQRPSKRYYSEAVRRRDDRRRSRG
- the dnaG gene encoding DNA primase DnaG, whose product is MNIDPSTTKYLIQARLEAEGIVEKPDVVGAVFGQTEGLLGEELDLRDLQKSGRIGRIEVDAQSKKGRTEGTILIPSSLDQVETSILAAALETIDRVGPCKASIKVDKVEDVRISKRNKIIERARQLLSAMVEESKTSGTDLLDEVRGSVTVAEIVSFGPERLPAGPNVADSDAIIAVEGRQDVLNLLRSGIKNAVAVEGTNVPKTIQELSKERALTAFVDGDRGGDLILRELLQVAEVDFIARAPRGKEVEELTQKQIMKALRNKIPADQYIEMYGLSGQVYKPESEFPEAPSAPKGGPGGEPRPEPRGESRPEPRESREPREPREPREPREPAPLTPATKALNPKLEKYRDMLLAMGGSSKARLLDDGDSVVAEVPVRELVETLKTTKQTRALVFDGIITQRILDIASEMNMHSVVGTKMGTITKQPAGVEVWTRSDLSA